One segment of Streptomyces sp. NBC_00576 DNA contains the following:
- a CDS encoding BTAD domain-containing putative transcriptional regulator, with the protein MPRRSTSNRTGSSSGDPSGSRTGSRTGGSSGPGSSPAPRNRTPQPLPRRRRTFGDFVKAFLAFVALVGLLVAVPYALAVFVGWPFPDGSPSLDWLQEEITVNTFLGVLGVIVWIAWAQFTACVLVEVKAALSGVGMPGRVPGAGPSQLLARQLVAALLLVGATAASLTPGLSQLGNSYDDNQRGTVASAQATPGGSLSGMFAQQQEQAASTAAALGQQAADAASHAEVGGPSVKAGDTKYYRIQPPEGRHHDSLWEIAQRHLGDGRRYSEIYQLNKDRVQPDGSRLSEASLIRPGWIMQMPGDARGGDLVEMPSAGTGTGITAPDAGSTVTPQVAQQINQYAQTGDHAQGAGGGQQGGTASLDTNTTRISLPQQRPATGSQATPAVLHEQHAVTETATSAEADAGFSFGLPEALVGAPLLAAGLLGALGRRRRQALWQSALGAVGGRRGMEPPTPTGAAADAQDALLIGADPEGVRLLDRSLRGLAASLAGESRPLPTVYAAWLSNGDLHLQLAQPAGKPPAPWQLGQDQTFWLLSRTDAERYEDVDTAAPYPGLVSLGTMDDSRLLLNLESVPGIVSLSGSESDRAAVFASVAAELATNGWSDRMTITLVGFGQDLTPLAPNRLRHLDDIEALVETMEAETRQRRGALGAAGQDSVLTGRTGPAQHTRWAPHLVLLAAEPSADYAVKLAELAADASRLGIGYLVGTESGDLPGAAWEMEITSEGKLLAPLLGLELDAQVLPVAQQRAIVELFVAADPEHAPDGPATTPPFLVDISEQGRPAVYARLVGPYEIIGLDTPDGERSPLQHEALALLLLHREGVHPRVLASALWPRGVTDDVREALLERLRVWLGTDPDGTPRLATDANGRLTLAKSVVSDLDVLRSLYHEATQGRGIDSRVVRGRVLTDALALVRGPLLADRPEGRYSWLTHEIIDAQLPLLVADIGLALSEFHLVKNRAERAIEALTAALNSAPGDERLWHELLRATHTTGDTDKLHQVAVDLIHRSGARGLPPRTEALLDELLPTWRDGTAAVG; encoded by the coding sequence ATGCCGCGACGCAGCACTTCAAACCGGACGGGAAGCTCGTCGGGAGACCCGTCGGGCAGCCGGACGGGCAGTCGGACCGGAGGTTCGTCGGGGCCGGGAAGCTCGCCGGCGCCGAGGAACCGGACTCCGCAGCCTCTGCCCAGGCGGCGGCGCACCTTCGGTGACTTCGTCAAGGCGTTTCTCGCGTTCGTCGCCCTCGTCGGTCTGCTCGTCGCGGTGCCCTACGCGCTCGCCGTGTTTGTCGGCTGGCCGTTCCCGGACGGGTCGCCGTCCCTGGACTGGCTGCAGGAAGAAATCACGGTCAACACGTTCCTCGGCGTCCTGGGCGTCATCGTGTGGATCGCCTGGGCCCAGTTCACGGCCTGCGTGCTCGTCGAGGTGAAGGCCGCGCTGTCCGGTGTCGGGATGCCGGGGCGGGTGCCCGGGGCGGGGCCGAGTCAGCTGCTCGCGCGGCAGCTCGTCGCCGCGCTGCTGCTGGTCGGAGCCACGGCCGCCTCCCTCACCCCCGGACTCTCGCAGCTCGGGAACAGCTATGACGACAACCAGAGGGGCACCGTCGCCTCCGCGCAGGCCACGCCCGGCGGTTCGCTGAGCGGGATGTTCGCGCAGCAGCAGGAGCAGGCGGCCAGCACCGCCGCCGCGCTCGGCCAGCAGGCCGCGGATGCCGCCAGTCACGCGGAGGTCGGAGGGCCGTCGGTCAAGGCCGGTGACACGAAGTACTACCGGATCCAGCCTCCCGAGGGCCGCCACCACGACTCCCTCTGGGAGATAGCGCAGAGGCACCTCGGCGACGGGCGCCGGTACAGCGAGATCTACCAGCTCAACAAGGACCGTGTGCAGCCGGACGGTTCGCGGCTGTCCGAGGCCAGTCTGATCCGGCCCGGCTGGATCATGCAGATGCCCGGCGACGCCCGCGGCGGCGACCTCGTCGAGATGCCCAGCGCCGGCACAGGCACCGGCATCACCGCTCCCGACGCCGGTTCCACCGTCACCCCGCAGGTCGCCCAGCAGATCAACCAGTACGCCCAGACCGGCGACCACGCCCAAGGAGCCGGCGGCGGACAGCAGGGCGGCACCGCCTCGCTCGACACCAACACCACCCGCATCAGCCTGCCCCAGCAGCGCCCGGCGACCGGCTCCCAGGCCACCCCCGCCGTACTCCACGAGCAGCACGCGGTCACTGAGACCGCGACCTCCGCCGAAGCCGACGCCGGTTTCTCCTTCGGCCTCCCCGAAGCCCTCGTCGGCGCCCCCCTTCTCGCCGCCGGTCTCCTCGGCGCCCTCGGCCGCCGACGCCGTCAGGCCCTGTGGCAGTCGGCGCTCGGTGCGGTCGGCGGGCGGCGCGGTATGGAGCCGCCCACGCCGACCGGTGCCGCCGCCGACGCCCAGGACGCGCTCCTCATCGGCGCCGACCCCGAAGGCGTACGCCTGCTCGACCGGTCGCTGCGCGGGCTCGCCGCCTCCCTCGCCGGAGAGTCCCGTCCGCTCCCCACCGTCTACGCCGCCTGGCTCAGCAACGGCGACCTGCACCTCCAGCTCGCGCAGCCCGCCGGGAAGCCTCCGGCCCCGTGGCAGCTCGGGCAGGACCAGACCTTCTGGCTGCTGTCCCGGACCGACGCCGAGCGGTACGAGGATGTCGACACCGCCGCTCCCTACCCGGGCCTCGTCAGCCTCGGGACCATGGACGACTCGCGCCTGCTGCTCAACCTGGAGTCCGTGCCCGGCATCGTCTCGCTGAGCGGCAGCGAGTCCGACCGGGCCGCCGTATTCGCCTCCGTCGCCGCCGAGTTGGCGACCAACGGGTGGTCGGACCGGATGACCATCACGCTCGTCGGGTTCGGCCAGGACCTCACCCCCCTCGCCCCCAACCGGCTGCGCCACCTCGATGACATCGAGGCTCTCGTCGAGACGATGGAGGCCGAGACCAGGCAGCGGCGCGGTGCGCTCGGCGCCGCCGGTCAGGACTCGGTCCTCACCGGCCGTACCGGGCCCGCCCAGCACACCCGTTGGGCCCCGCACCTTGTCCTCCTCGCCGCCGAGCCCTCCGCCGACTATGCCGTCAAGCTCGCCGAACTCGCCGCCGACGCAAGCCGGTTGGGCATCGGATATCTCGTCGGCACCGAGAGCGGTGATCTGCCCGGTGCCGCCTGGGAGATGGAGATCACCAGCGAGGGCAAGCTCCTCGCGCCCCTCCTCGGGCTCGAACTCGACGCCCAGGTACTGCCCGTTGCCCAACAGCGGGCGATCGTCGAGCTGTTCGTCGCCGCCGACCCCGAGCACGCTCCGGACGGGCCGGCGACGACACCTCCCTTCCTCGTCGACATCAGCGAGCAGGGACGGCCGGCGGTGTACGCCCGGCTCGTGGGCCCGTACGAGATCATCGGCCTCGACACCCCGGACGGGGAGCGCAGCCCGCTCCAACACGAGGCGCTCGCACTGCTGTTGCTGCACCGCGAAGGTGTGCACCCGCGTGTACTCGCCTCGGCGCTCTGGCCGCGCGGTGTCACCGACGACGTACGCGAGGCGCTTCTCGAGCGGCTGCGCGTCTGGCTCGGCACCGACCCCGACGGCACCCCCCGCCTGGCCACCGACGCCAACGGGCGGCTCACGCTCGCCAAGTCGGTCGTGTCCGACCTGGACGTGCTGCGCTCCCTCTACCACGAGGCCACGCAGGGCAGGGGCATCGACAGCCGGGTCGTACGCGGACGGGTGCTCACCGACGCGCTCGCGCTGGTGCGCGGCCCACTGCTCGCCGACCGCCCCGAGGGCCGCTACAGCTGGCTCACGCACGAGATCATCGACGCCCAACTCCCGCTCCTGGTCGCGGACATCGGGCTCGCGCTCTCCGAGTTCCACCTCGTGAAGAACCGCGCCGAGCGGGCCATCGAGGCGCTCACCGCCGCACTCAACTCCGCCCCCGGCGACGAGCGACTGTGGCACGAACTCCTGCGCGCCACGCACACCACCGGCGATACGGACAAGCTCCACCAGGTCGCCGTCGACCTGATCCACCGCAGCGGCGCCCGCGGCCTGCCGCCGCGCACCGAGGCCCTGCTCGACGAACTGCTGCCGACGTGGCGCGACGGCACCGCGGCCGTGGGATGA
- a CDS encoding prepilin peptidase yields MNIDQLIVAVSALWGAAAGTLVPRAAYRFSVPPEETWRDRCPQGHALGGWLGRARCATCAGTATKDRTDAGHLAAGATGTSYDESQPSDGNASYGPSTPLLVLATALVCAALAAATGTRPELGAWLLLAPVGVLLAVVDFRVQRLPDLLTLPLAAAALVLLGVAALLPEHAGDWLTALLGALLLGGAYFVLFLISPNGMGFGDVKLALGLGAVLGWYGWGSVVLGTFAGFLFGGLYGLALVVARRAGRRTSIPFGPFLIAGAFVGLLIGAYAA; encoded by the coding sequence ATGAACATCGACCAGCTGATCGTGGCCGTCTCCGCCCTCTGGGGCGCGGCGGCCGGGACGCTCGTCCCGCGCGCCGCCTACCGGTTCTCCGTCCCGCCCGAGGAGACCTGGCGGGACCGCTGCCCGCAAGGGCACGCGCTCGGCGGCTGGCTGGGCCGGGCACGGTGCGCGACCTGCGCCGGTACGGCCACCAAGGACCGGACGGATGCCGGGCACCTCGCGGCGGGCGCGACCGGTACCTCGTACGACGAAAGCCAGCCGTCCGACGGAAACGCGTCGTACGGGCCCAGCACCCCCCTCCTCGTCCTCGCCACCGCGCTCGTCTGTGCCGCCCTCGCCGCCGCGACCGGTACCCGGCCCGAGCTCGGGGCCTGGCTGCTGCTGGCGCCCGTCGGGGTACTGCTCGCGGTCGTGGACTTCCGGGTGCAGCGGCTGCCCGACCTGCTGACCCTCCCGCTGGCCGCCGCCGCCCTCGTCCTGCTGGGCGTGGCCGCGCTGCTGCCCGAACACGCGGGCGACTGGCTCACCGCGCTGCTGGGAGCGCTGCTCCTGGGCGGCGCGTACTTCGTGCTCTTCCTCATCAGCCCCAACGGCATGGGCTTCGGCGACGTGAAGCTCGCCCTCGGGCTCGGGGCCGTCCTGGGCTGGTACGGCTGGGGGAGTGTCGTGCTCGGCACGTTCGCCGGATTCCTGTTCGGAGGGCTGTACGGCCTGGCCCTGGTCGTCGCGCGGCGCGCCGGGCGCAGGACGTCCATCCCGTTCGGGCCGTTCCTGATCGCGGGCGCGTTCGTCGGGCTTCTGATCGGGGCGTACGCGGCCTGA
- the mqnC gene encoding cyclic dehypoxanthinyl futalosine synthase, whose product MTENADHLSFDVTAVLDRAAAGGRITPEEALVLYRDAPLHALGSAADAVRRRRYAGTEHIATYIIERNINYTNVCVTACKFCAFYAAPKDTAKGWTRDLEDILRRCAETVELGGTQIMFQGGHHPDYGVEYYEKHFAAIRAEFPQLVIHSLGASEVEHMARISKVSVEEAITRIHAAGLDSFAGAGAELLPARPRKAIAPLKESGERWLEIMETAHGLGVESTSTMLMGTGETNAERIEHLRMIRDVQDRTGGFRAFIPYTYQPENNHLKGRTQATIFEYLRMIAIARLFMDNIAHIQGSWLTTGKEAGQLSLHYGADDLGSIMLEENVVSSAGAKHRSNRMEIIDLIRKAGRVPAQRTTTYEHIVVHEDPANDPVDERVMSHISSTAIEGGTAHPELKLLASN is encoded by the coding sequence GTGACCGAGAACGCCGACCATCTGTCGTTTGATGTCACAGCCGTCCTCGACCGTGCCGCCGCAGGCGGGCGGATCACCCCGGAAGAGGCGCTCGTCCTCTACCGCGACGCCCCGCTGCACGCGCTCGGCTCGGCCGCCGACGCCGTTCGCCGCCGCCGGTACGCGGGTACGGAGCACATCGCGACGTACATCATCGAGCGCAACATCAACTACACGAACGTGTGCGTCACGGCGTGCAAGTTCTGCGCCTTCTACGCCGCCCCCAAGGACACGGCCAAGGGCTGGACCCGGGACTTGGAAGACATCCTGCGGCGCTGCGCGGAGACCGTCGAACTCGGCGGCACGCAGATCATGTTCCAGGGCGGCCATCACCCGGACTACGGCGTCGAGTACTACGAGAAGCACTTCGCCGCGATCAGGGCCGAGTTCCCGCAGCTCGTCATCCACAGCCTGGGGGCGAGCGAGGTCGAGCACATGGCCCGGATCTCGAAGGTCTCGGTCGAGGAGGCGATCACCCGTATCCACGCGGCCGGTCTCGACTCCTTCGCCGGCGCCGGCGCGGAACTCCTCCCCGCGCGCCCCCGCAAGGCCATCGCGCCCCTCAAGGAGTCCGGCGAGCGCTGGCTGGAGATCATGGAGACCGCGCACGGGCTGGGCGTCGAATCGACGTCCACCATGCTCATGGGCACCGGCGAGACCAACGCCGAGCGCATCGAGCACCTGCGGATGATCCGTGACGTACAGGACCGGACGGGCGGCTTCCGCGCCTTCATCCCGTACACCTACCAGCCCGAGAACAACCACCTCAAGGGCCGTACGCAGGCCACGATCTTCGAGTACCTGCGCATGATCGCCATCGCCCGGCTCTTCATGGACAACATCGCCCACATCCAGGGCTCGTGGCTCACCACGGGCAAGGAGGCCGGCCAGTTGTCCCTGCACTACGGCGCGGACGACCTCGGCTCGATCATGCTGGAGGAGAACGTCGTCTCCTCGGCGGGTGCCAAGCACCGCTCCAACCGTATGGAGATCATCGACCTGATCCGCAAGGCGGGCCGCGTCCCCGCCCAGCGGACCACGACGTACGAGCACATCGTCGTCCACGAGGACCCGGCGAACGACCCGGTCGACGAGCGCGTCATGTCCCACATCTCGTCCACCGCGATCGAGGGCGGCACGGCCCACCCCGAGTTGAAGCTCCTGGCTTCCAACTAG
- a CDS encoding imidazolonepropionase-like domain-containing protein → MLTIHAADEVRTTWDSEKPLKDGAVAVDGNRVAAVGLLTEVVERFPGARVRRWPGVLGPGLVHEGPLPDAPTPRERVHAVLKGGAVAVLEEYVTSADLRSAAARNDVAVLTRTRIPTLVEGERADLAVFDEGGQCVATVCAGRLVHRRR, encoded by the coding sequence GTGCTGACGATTCACGCCGCCGACGAGGTACGTACCACCTGGGACTCGGAGAAGCCCCTGAAGGACGGCGCCGTCGCGGTCGACGGAAACCGGGTCGCCGCTGTGGGCCTCCTCACCGAGGTGGTGGAGCGATTCCCGGGGGCACGGGTCCGGCGCTGGCCGGGCGTGCTCGGCCCCGGCCTCGTCCACGAGGGCCCACTCCCGGACGCCCCTACGCCCCGCGAACGCGTGCATGCCGTGCTGAAGGGGGGCGCGGTGGCGGTGCTGGAGGAGTACGTCACCTCAGCCGACCTCCGCTCCGCGGCAGCCCGCAACGATGTCGCCGTGCTCACTCGGACGCGGATTCCGACCCTCGTCGAAGGCGAGCGCGCCGACCTGGCGGTATTCGACGAGGGTGGGCAGTGCGTGGCGACGGTCTGCGCAGGACGCCTGGTCCATAGACGCAGATAG
- a CDS encoding chitinase, protein MRRFLRSAAGFTCLVTLACAGCSTGADSATDSGSDAASEAPSKQARASASPSASTASTTEFAPYVSATDASDNDSAGSPATYNLAFVISDGTTCTPKWNGTTAIGDSAVKSRTAKLTATGGSVRVSFGGASGKELAEVCDSASTLAKAYGAALDAAGSTQADFDVEGDTLTDADSVELRSKAIALLQQERTDLSVSFTLPVMPTGLDDDSVALLDSANNNSVQVSTVNIMTMNYSSEHTGDMGEYALISAAATHDQLADIFGLSEEGAWQGMALTSMIGVNDVDNETFSLADAAEVRAFAEEKGVAWVSMWSTFRDQECEEGDAESDDAATNCSGVSQDAGAFGVAFSG, encoded by the coding sequence ATGAGGCGTTTCCTGAGGTCGGCCGCCGGATTCACATGTCTGGTGACACTGGCCTGCGCCGGATGCTCAACGGGCGCGGACAGCGCCACGGACAGCGGCTCCGACGCCGCGTCCGAGGCCCCTTCCAAACAGGCCCGGGCGAGCGCCTCGCCCTCGGCGAGCACGGCCTCGACGACCGAGTTCGCCCCGTACGTCAGCGCCACCGACGCGTCGGACAACGACAGCGCCGGCTCACCGGCGACGTACAACCTGGCGTTCGTGATCTCGGACGGTACGACGTGTACGCCGAAGTGGAACGGTACGACGGCCATCGGCGACTCAGCCGTCAAGTCCCGCACAGCGAAGCTCACGGCGACCGGCGGCTCGGTCCGCGTCTCCTTCGGCGGCGCGTCCGGCAAGGAGCTGGCCGAGGTCTGCGACAGCGCGTCCACGCTGGCCAAGGCCTACGGCGCGGCCCTGGACGCCGCCGGTTCGACCCAGGCCGACTTCGACGTCGAGGGCGACACGCTCACCGACGCCGACTCCGTCGAGCTCCGTTCGAAGGCGATCGCACTGCTGCAGCAGGAGCGCACCGACCTGAGCGTCTCCTTCACCCTGCCCGTGATGCCGACCGGCCTCGACGACGACAGCGTGGCCCTGCTCGACTCGGCCAACAACAACTCCGTACAGGTGTCCACCGTCAACATCATGACGATGAACTACAGCAGCGAGCACACCGGCGACATGGGCGAGTACGCGCTCATCTCGGCCGCGGCGACGCATGATCAGCTCGCCGACATCTTCGGGCTGTCCGAGGAGGGGGCGTGGCAGGGGATGGCGTTGACGTCGATGATCGGTGTGAATGACGTCGACAATGAGACGTTCTCTTTGGCGGACGCGGCGGAGGTGCGGGCGTTCGCGGAGGAGAAGGGGGTTGCGTGGGTTTCTATGTGGTCGACATTTCGGGATCAGGAGTGTGAGGAGGGGGACGCGGAATCTGATGATGCGGCGACCAATTGCAGTGGGGTTTCTCAGGATGCGGGGGCTTTTGGGGTGGCGTTTTCGGGGTGA
- a CDS encoding bifunctional polysaccharide deacetylase/glycosyltransferase family 2 protein produces MTTTTTSRGRRRAPSKVQRAAGKAAALQKPRVILALLLLLALTSVMLLDGYLRAEVGGDQRVRTGASSNDVPDKIIDGGPILSFRNGQAVTQSVPEKTIALTFDDGPNPTWTPQVLKILQEYDVPGTFFVVGSMVSRYPSIVQTMVEQGDEIGIHTFTHVDLSYQSDARVNREMQQTQLALAGAAGITTTLFRAPYSSEADAIDNYSWPVYKKLGEEGYTSVFVDTDSDDWKRPGVSKIIKWATPEDGKGASVLFHDAGGERSQTIKALPTYIKKMKAAGYTFTTISGAIQQQESSAQQTATGTGTGTSTGTGTGATAGSGTGSGTSAATGAPGTAEGQLPGGAPTGQQGNGQQGNGQLGNGQQGNGPGRGGGTSNLQAAHRTATGATLYEGKALIAAVAVAEWAVPGLATGLAVVGFAVMGRFGMMLILARRHYRQRNRKRGKGGKGGKFSWGPTVTRPVTVIVPAYNEKECIANTLESLAKSTHPIEIIVVDDGSDDNTSQIARDAALSFGMTNVRVIRQENAGKPAALNNGVRSASYDIVVMMDGDTVFEPDAVHQLVQPFADPEVGAVAGNAKVGNRNTIIGAWQHIEYVMGFNLDRRMYDLLRCMPTIPGAIGAFRRDAVLDVGGMSEDTLAEDTDITIAMHRAGWRVVYQEHAKAWTEAPGSLKQLWSQRYRWSYGTMQALWKHRKSLTDKGPSGRFGRVGMPLVVIFQIITPVFAPLIDVFTVYAMIFIDFQEAILAWLAVLSIQLVCAAYAFRLDREQYRYLLMMPLQQLAYRQMMYLVLIHSCITALTGGRLRWQKLKRTGEVGTPAGAS; encoded by the coding sequence ATGACTACGACGACCACCTCGCGCGGCCGCAGGCGCGCCCCCTCGAAGGTGCAGCGGGCCGCCGGCAAGGCCGCCGCGCTGCAGAAACCGCGAGTCATCCTCGCCCTGCTGCTCCTGCTCGCGCTGACCAGCGTGATGCTGCTCGACGGCTATCTGCGCGCGGAGGTCGGCGGCGACCAGCGCGTACGTACCGGGGCCAGCTCGAACGACGTCCCCGACAAGATCATCGACGGCGGGCCGATCCTCAGCTTCCGCAACGGGCAGGCCGTGACCCAGTCCGTGCCGGAGAAGACCATCGCGCTCACCTTCGACGACGGCCCGAACCCCACCTGGACGCCCCAGGTCCTCAAGATCCTTCAGGAATACGACGTCCCCGGCACGTTCTTCGTGGTCGGCTCGATGGTGTCGCGCTACCCGAGCATCGTGCAGACGATGGTCGAACAGGGCGACGAGATCGGCATCCACACCTTCACGCACGTCGACCTCTCCTACCAGAGCGACGCCCGCGTCAACCGCGAGATGCAGCAGACGCAGCTCGCGCTGGCGGGCGCGGCCGGCATCACGACGACGCTGTTCCGGGCGCCGTACTCGTCGGAGGCGGACGCCATCGACAACTACAGCTGGCCCGTCTACAAGAAGCTCGGCGAGGAGGGCTACACCAGCGTCTTCGTCGACACCGACAGCGACGACTGGAAGCGCCCCGGCGTCTCGAAGATCATCAAGTGGGCCACGCCGGAGGACGGCAAGGGCGCCTCGGTGCTCTTCCACGACGCCGGCGGCGAGCGCTCGCAGACGATCAAGGCGCTGCCGACGTACATCAAGAAGATGAAGGCGGCGGGCTACACCTTCACCACCATCAGCGGCGCGATCCAGCAGCAGGAGTCGAGCGCGCAGCAGACGGCCACCGGTACGGGCACGGGAACAAGTACGGGTACGGGTACGGGTGCCACTGCGGGCTCGGGCACGGGCTCGGGCACAAGCGCGGCCACGGGTGCTCCGGGCACCGCCGAGGGCCAGCTGCCCGGCGGCGCGCCGACCGGCCAGCAGGGCAACGGGCAGCAGGGCAACGGCCAGTTGGGGAACGGCCAGCAGGGCAACGGCCCGGGACGCGGCGGCGGAACGTCGAACCTCCAGGCCGCCCACCGCACCGCCACCGGCGCGACCCTCTACGAGGGCAAGGCCCTCATCGCGGCCGTCGCCGTCGCCGAATGGGCTGTACCGGGGCTGGCCACCGGACTGGCGGTCGTCGGCTTCGCCGTCATGGGCCGGTTCGGGATGATGCTGATCCTCGCGCGCCGCCACTACCGGCAACGCAACCGGAAACGCGGCAAGGGCGGCAAGGGCGGGAAGTTCAGCTGGGGACCGACGGTCACCCGGCCGGTGACCGTGATCGTGCCCGCGTACAACGAGAAGGAGTGCATCGCCAACACCCTTGAATCACTGGCGAAGAGCACCCACCCGATCGAGATCATCGTCGTCGACGACGGCTCGGACGACAACACGTCCCAGATCGCGCGCGACGCGGCCCTCTCCTTCGGCATGACGAACGTCCGGGTCATCCGCCAGGAGAACGCGGGCAAGCCGGCCGCCCTCAACAACGGTGTACGCAGCGCCAGTTACGACATCGTCGTGATGATGGACGGCGACACCGTTTTCGAACCGGACGCCGTCCACCAGCTCGTGCAGCCCTTCGCCGACCCCGAGGTCGGCGCGGTCGCGGGCAACGCCAAGGTCGGCAACCGCAACACGATCATCGGCGCCTGGCAGCACATCGAGTACGTGATGGGCTTCAACCTCGACCGCCGCATGTACGACCTGCTGCGCTGCATGCCGACCATCCCCGGCGCGATCGGCGCGTTCCGCCGCGACGCGGTCCTCGACGTCGGCGGCATGAGCGAGGACACGCTCGCCGAGGACACCGACATCACCATCGCGATGCACCGCGCGGGCTGGCGGGTCGTCTATCAGGAGCACGCCAAGGCCTGGACGGAGGCGCCCGGTTCGCTGAAGCAGCTGTGGAGCCAGCGCTACCGCTGGTCGTACGGCACGATGCAGGCACTCTGGAAGCACCGCAAGTCCCTTACGGACAAGGGGCCTTCGGGCCGCTTCGGCCGCGTGGGCATGCCGTTGGTGGTCATCTTCCAGATCATCACCCCGGTCTTCGCCCCGCTGATCGACGTCTTCACGGTCTACGCGATGATCTTCATCGACTTCCAGGAGGCGATCCTGGCCTGGTTGGCGGTCCTGAGCATCCAACTCGTCTGCGCGGCCTACGCGTTCCGCCTGGACCGCGAGCAGTACCGGTACCTGCTGATGATGCCGCTGCAGCAACTGGCATACCGCCAGATGATGTACCTCGTCCTCATCCACTCCTGCATCACCGCTCTCACCGGCGGCCGCCTGCGCTGGCAGAAACTGAAGCGCACAGGCGAGGTCGGCACCCCGGCGGGGGCGAGCTGA